In Campylobacter sp. RM16187, the DNA window CTTAGTAAAATGTGCCTTAAATTTTGCTTTTCTATAAAGCCCGCATGACTTTTTACACTATCTGGACTTATGCCGATTATAACTGTATCGCTTGCGATAAAATCATCATAGATCGCGCTAAATTCGCAAGCCTCGGTAGTGCATCCCGGAGTGTTATCTTTAGGGTAAAAATAAAGCACGACATTTTTGCCGATGAAATCTTTTAAATTTACACTCACGCCGTCTTGATTTTCAAGGCTAAATTCAGGCGCCTTATCGCCGGCCGCGAGAGTTACCTTGCGCTCGATATCCTCTTTGCTAAATTCGCTTTTTACTTCACAAGCTTCTTTTTTCTTGCAACTCATTTTTTACTCCTTAAATCTTCTAAACTAAGTCCGTTTTTGCCGATACTTTCAACCTCAAGTGTTTCTATCATCACAAGAACCGCGGCGGGATCTTTGCCAAGTACTCTTACTAGAGTATCGGTAACTTCGGCGATGATCTGCTTTTTTTGCTCTTTTGAGGGTTCGGGGGCTGAAACTTTGATATTTACAAATGGCATTTTTTCTCCTTTAAAATTTCAGTGATTATAGCTAAAATTAATAATAAATTTAGCTTAAATAATTTTGCATATAATATAAGTAAATTTAATCTTGTAAACATAAAATACTTACCAACTCTTTGTTTTTGCAAATAATATTAAATTCAGTGTAAAATACTTAAAATATGCTATTAGATAGTAAAATATATAAAATTTAAATTTATCTATAAATTAAACTATATTTTGCTTTGAATTTATTGCAGAAAGGATAAATATGAAAATAATTTCATTAGTTTCCGCAGCTCTTGCGGTAGGCTTGTCTTCAGCCATGTTGTTTATTGTTGCTACGCCTGCAAACTCAGGAGTTCTTGCTCATCAGATCAAAAAGCAAGGCGAGCTCGGACAAGTCTTCATAAACCCCTATGACGTAGCGCCGCTTACTGCTATAGTAGATCGTGCCGGCAAAGATATAACCGATATCC includes these proteins:
- the bcp gene encoding thioredoxin-dependent thiol peroxidase — translated: MSCKKKEACEVKSEFSKEDIERKVTLAAGDKAPEFSLENQDGVSVNLKDFIGKNVVLYFYPKDNTPGCTTEACEFSAIYDDFIASDTVIIGISPDSVKSHAGFIEKQNLRHILLSDANKEVAKIYGVWQIRKNYGKEYLGIVRTTFVIDKKGKISKVYKSVKAKDHAAKVLADLTK
- a CDS encoding tautomerase family protein; protein product: MPFVNIKVSAPEPSKEQKKQIIAEVTDTLVRVLGKDPAAVLVMIETLEVESIGKNGLSLEDLRSKK